In Deinococcus carri, one DNA window encodes the following:
- a CDS encoding IclR family transcriptional regulator: protein MIPEDAPSPTREAVDIPTQERPLVLLKFFTPKQPTWTLTQLARASGLPKASCLRVLRVLEKYEFLQRDGDLYRLGMGALTLGTYAQHHAPPRNTALPHLERLRGQVAHTISWAVLDGDECVYVEVLPAARDQKEAVHPGLRVPLLADPSARILLAFAPRDVRQAVFRSGTGTVEGAMPSRTMPLIETLDSVARKTWLAGPFPAEKGTLQFAAPVFRANGSLVAALGMVCVAAPDIPWPEYKTELDALNIAARKISQGFGYEREWSGDPEFFLQILQSMPMLSILQP from the coding sequence GTGATCCCAGAAGACGCTCCGTCTCCGACTCGTGAAGCCGTCGATATCCCGACGCAAGAGCGTCCGCTGGTTCTGCTGAAGTTCTTCACACCCAAGCAGCCCACTTGGACCCTCACCCAGCTGGCCCGGGCAAGTGGGCTGCCCAAGGCCAGTTGCCTGCGCGTTCTTCGTGTGCTCGAAAAGTACGAGTTCCTCCAGCGCGACGGTGATCTCTATCGTCTGGGGATGGGTGCGCTCACACTGGGCACATATGCGCAACACCATGCACCTCCCCGGAATACGGCGCTGCCTCATCTGGAGCGCTTACGCGGACAAGTGGCACACACCATCTCCTGGGCTGTGCTTGACGGGGACGAGTGCGTGTATGTCGAGGTCCTTCCCGCGGCGAGAGACCAAAAGGAAGCGGTGCATCCGGGGCTGAGAGTTCCACTGCTCGCGGATCCCTCCGCGCGAATTCTGCTGGCATTTGCACCGCGAGACGTTCGCCAGGCAGTGTTCCGGTCCGGAACAGGAACGGTCGAGGGTGCAATGCCATCCCGCACCATGCCGCTGATAGAAACACTGGACAGTGTGGCGAGGAAAACATGGCTCGCCGGGCCGTTTCCCGCTGAGAAGGGCACATTGCAGTTTGCGGCCCCTGTCTTTCGTGCCAATGGTAGCCTGGTCGCGGCACTCGGCATGGTCTGCGTTGCCGCGCCGGATATTCCATGGCCCGAGTACAAAACAGAACTTGATGCATTGAACATAGCTGCACGGAAAATCTCCCAGGGGTTTGGCTATGAACGTGAGTGGTCGGGCGATCCAGAGTTTTTCCTCCAGATCTTGCAAAGTATGCCTATGCTTTCAATACTTCAGCCCTAA
- a CDS encoding S8 family peptidase — protein sequence MKVRFFFGSLTLTALLAACGQQGTVQSPSGSLPTGNAPGVNRAQQTARLLGTNNPNAIPGQYIVVFSDGAAPTNLGAQDAGGLVRTLGLDPQGITVQHIYTQALNGFAAKLSAQNLAKLQADKRVKYIEQDGVVHATATQSNATWGLDRIDQRDLPLNGSYTYANTGAGVTAYIIDTGININHTDFGGRAVWGTNASGDGQDRDCNGHGTHVAGTIGSNTWGVAKGTDLVAVKVLKCDGFGDNSDVIAGINWAVNNKRGPAVANMSLGGGTSQAVDDAVNNAASKNLIMVVAAGNEDQDACNVSPARARNAITVGATMKTDRRPDRTDWGYTKAGTPLGSNYGTCVDLFAPGDKITSTWIGSNTATNTISGTSMASPHVAGAAALILQSNPSSTTAQVTSAIIDNTSSGKLSNIGTGSPNLLLYTGTGGTNPNPNPNPNPQPGNTYTGLGTQGTSSFQPGNPGYFNYAGGTIKGKLTGPNGTDFDLYLQQWNGFGWQDVAASESPTNSESITYNAASGYYRWEIYAYSGSGQYTLVENK from the coding sequence ATGAAGGTACGTTTCTTTTTCGGCTCCCTTACTCTGACCGCACTGTTGGCTGCCTGTGGACAACAAGGCACAGTGCAAAGTCCCAGCGGTTCACTTCCGACGGGCAATGCGCCTGGCGTCAACCGTGCCCAGCAAACCGCTCGCCTGTTGGGCACCAACAACCCCAACGCGATTCCCGGACAGTACATCGTGGTATTCAGCGACGGTGCCGCCCCCACCAACCTGGGTGCGCAGGACGCGGGCGGCCTGGTCCGTACCCTGGGCCTCGATCCCCAGGGCATCACCGTCCAGCACATCTACACCCAGGCCCTCAACGGCTTTGCCGCCAAACTGAGTGCCCAGAACCTCGCCAAGCTCCAGGCCGACAAGCGCGTCAAGTACATCGAGCAGGACGGCGTCGTGCATGCCACCGCCACCCAGTCGAACGCCACCTGGGGCCTGGACCGGATCGACCAGCGTGACCTGCCGCTGAACGGCAGCTACACCTATGCCAATACCGGCGCGGGTGTGACGGCCTACATCATCGACACGGGCATCAACATCAACCACACCGACTTCGGCGGCCGGGCGGTTTGGGGCACCAACGCCAGCGGCGACGGCCAGGACCGCGACTGCAACGGCCACGGCACTCACGTCGCTGGCACCATCGGCAGCAACACCTGGGGCGTGGCCAAGGGCACGGACCTGGTTGCCGTCAAGGTGCTGAAGTGCGACGGCTTCGGCGACAACTCGGACGTGATCGCGGGCATCAACTGGGCCGTCAACAACAAGAGGGGCCCGGCCGTAGCGAACATGAGTCTGGGTGGTGGGACCAGCCAGGCGGTCGATGACGCCGTGAACAATGCTGCCAGCAAGAACCTGATCATGGTCGTCGCCGCTGGCAACGAGGATCAGGACGCCTGCAACGTCAGTCCTGCACGTGCCCGCAATGCGATCACAGTCGGTGCCACCATGAAGACTGATCGCCGCCCCGACCGGACCGATTGGGGTTACACCAAGGCGGGCACCCCCCTGGGCAGCAACTACGGGACCTGCGTCGATCTGTTCGCTCCGGGTGACAAAATCACCAGCACCTGGATTGGCAGCAACACGGCCACCAACACCATCAGCGGCACCAGCATGGCGTCGCCCCATGTGGCGGGTGCCGCGGCCCTGATCCTCCAGAGCAACCCCAGCTCCACCACCGCTCAGGTCACCAGCGCCATCATCGACAACACCAGCAGCGGCAAGCTCAGCAACATCGGCACCGGAAGCCCCAACCTCCTGCTGTACACCGGTACCGGCGGCACGAATCCCAACCCCAACCCTAATCCCAACCCCCAGCCCGGCAATACCTACACCGGCCTGGGCACGCAAGGCACCAGCAGCTTCCAGCCCGGCAACCCCGGCTACTTCAATTACGCGGGCGGCACCATCAAGGGCAAGCTGACCGGCCCCAACGGCACCGACTTCGACCTCTACCTCCAGCAGTGGAACGGCTTCGGCTGGCAGGACGTGGCGGCCAGTGAAAGCCCCACCAACAGCGAGAGCATCACCTACAACGCCGCCAGCGGCTACTACCGCTGGGAGATCTACGCCTACTCCGGCTCCGGCCAATACACCCTGGTAGAGAACAAGTAA